Proteins encoded by one window of Halomonas chromatireducens:
- a CDS encoding DUF899 domain-containing protein: MSAHDAISRPVVSHDDWLAARKELLRREKELTRLRDDLSAKRRDLPWVKVDKEYVFDTPVGRKTLAELFDGRSQLIVHHFMFGPGWGAGCIGCSFTADHIEGTRVHLEHHDVSLVRVSRAPLDEIEAYRRRMGWQVTWVSSHGSDFNYDYQVSFTPEAITQGRVTYNYATANVSIEDLSGLSMFYRNTDGEIFHTYSTYGRGDELVDSTYMLLDMTPKGRNETGPHRNLTDWVKRHDEYESAK, from the coding sequence ATGTCAGCGCACGATGCAATATCCCGACCTGTTGTCTCCCACGACGATTGGCTCGCCGCCCGCAAGGAGCTACTGAGAAGGGAAAAGGAGCTCACCCGCCTGCGCGATGACCTGAGCGCCAAGCGCCGCGACTTGCCGTGGGTGAAAGTCGATAAGGAATATGTCTTCGATACGCCAGTAGGCCGCAAGACGCTCGCCGAACTGTTCGATGGACGCAGCCAGTTGATCGTCCACCATTTCATGTTCGGCCCCGGCTGGGGGGCGGGATGTATCGGCTGCTCCTTCACGGCCGACCACATCGAAGGTACGCGGGTGCATCTCGAGCATCATGACGTGAGCCTGGTTCGGGTCTCCCGCGCCCCGCTCGACGAGATCGAGGCTTACCGGCGGCGCATGGGCTGGCAGGTGACGTGGGTCTCCTCGCACGGCAGCGACTTCAACTACGACTACCAGGTCTCGTTCACTCCCGAAGCGATCACCCAAGGAAGGGTCACTTACAACTACGCCACGGCCAACGTCTCGATCGAGGACCTGTCGGGCCTCAGCATGTTCTACCGAAACACCGATGGAGAAATCTTCCACACTTATTCGACATACGGCCGCGGCGACGAACTCGTCGACAGCACCTACATGTTGCTCGACATGACGCCCAAGGGCCGCAACGAGACGGGGCCTCACCGCAACCTGACGGACTGGGTTAAACGCCATGACGAGTACGAATCGGCAAAATAG
- a CDS encoding PadR family transcriptional regulator: MTQAKTEPATGRRIPDYSEPSYWRGTIKMSLSKFFVLSVLHRKPMHGYEVVQAVEKSTKGCCSPSEGTVYPMLNEFEAGGYLSSSAEVVQGRSRKVYALTEKGRDAFQVAVEAWLEATDCILESRRMAGGAMSG, from the coding sequence ATGACCCAGGCAAAGACCGAACCGGCCACCGGCCGCAGGATACCCGACTACAGCGAGCCTTCGTACTGGCGCGGCACGATCAAGATGTCGCTGTCGAAGTTCTTCGTGCTCAGCGTGCTGCACCGAAAGCCGATGCACGGCTACGAGGTGGTTCAGGCGGTGGAGAAGAGCACCAAGGGCTGCTGCAGTCCATCGGAGGGCACGGTCTACCCGATGCTCAACGAGTTCGAGGCGGGCGGCTACCTGAGTTCGTCCGCCGAGGTGGTGCAGGGGCGCTCGCGCAAGGTCTATGCGCTGACGGAGAAAGGGCGGGACGCCTTCCAGGTGGCGGTGGAGGCCTGGCTGGAGGCCACGGACTGCATCCTCGAGAGCCGCCGCATGGCCGGTGGGGCGATGTCTGGTTGA